Proteins from a single region of Mytilus trossulus isolate FHL-02 chromosome 2, PNRI_Mtr1.1.1.hap1, whole genome shotgun sequence:
- the LOC134706244 gene encoding zinc finger CCCH domain-containing protein 10-like, translated as MSENSDTSEDSQRYLNGKDQDDICRDYLRNVCKRGRRCKYRHPNPDEARNLGRKHDITICHDYQNTGCRRQNCKFLHITREEEEHFKQTGQLPVRLQQAAALGMGAPPNVDIPLLRGEVPICKDNLKGNCKRGNKCKYRHVGMEDYEREKRHDQRNNKMYDPYDESDRYEGYEGFSGKRRRTDRDFDGYNGFETRYPIPARPYSYQLLEEENGMLRRKVEELKKQVADLTATNEVLLEQNARYRVSRPNVQQALNGVAAQPPQSLNHLATSLAQQIALNSELVNQHALQQRLAREMANGPGNLSLNVPVSLPQNNMSMSAVSMHQGGAGLVSYPIVSQGMRSKGIPNSLGPLTS; from the coding sequence ATGTCAGAAAATAGTGATACAAGCGAGGACAGTcaaagatatttaaatggcaAAGATCAGGATGACATTTGTCGGGATTATTTGCGCAATGTATGCAAGCGTGGAAGAAGGTGTAAATACAGGCATCCGAATCCCGATGAAGCTCGCAATTTAGGTAGAAAACACGACATAACAATATGTCATGACTATCAAAATACTGGTTGTCGAagacaaaattgtaaatttcttCACATTACACGTGAGGAGGAGGAACATTTCAAACAAACTGGACAATTGCCTGTACGATTGCAACAGGCTGCAGCTCTCGGCATGGGGGCACCACCAAATGTTGACATTCCACTTTTACGAGGTGAAGTTCCAATATgcaaagacaatttaaaaggaaattgcaaaaggggaaataaatgtaaatataggCACGTAGGTATGGAGGATTATGAGAGAGAGAAACGTCATGATCAAAGAAATAATAAGATGTATGACCCTTATGATGAATCTGATCGGTATGAAGGGTATGAGGGATTTTCAGGTAAGCGGAGAAGAACAGATAGAGACTTTGATGGATACAATGGATTTGAAACAAGGTATCCTATACCTGCCCGTCCCTATAGTTATCAGTTGCTCGAAGAAGAGAACGGAATGTTACGTAGAAAAGTGGAGGAACTTAAAAAACAAGTTGCAGACTTAACTGCAACTAATGAAGTATTACTTGAACAAAATGCACGTTATAGAGTAAGCCGACCAAATGTTCAACAAGCCTTAAATGGAGTGGCTGCACAACCACCCCAGTCCCTTAATCATCTAGCAACTAGTTTAGCGCAGCAAATAGCACTTAATAGTGAATTAGTTAACCAGCATGCATTGCAGCAGCGATTAGCGAGGGAAATGGCAAATGGTCCTGGGAATTTATCTCTGAATGTTCCGGTCTCTCTTCCACAGAACAACATGTCCATGTCAGCAGTGTCCATGCATCAAGGTGGAGCTGGGCTAGTGTCCTACCCAATAGTATCCCAGGGAATGAGGTCTAAAGGCATACCTAACAGTCTGGGGCCATTAACTTCCTGA